A stretch of Myxococcus hansupus DNA encodes these proteins:
- a CDS encoding gluconeogenesis factor YvcK family protein, whose translation MVGMDMEAPLPAEWAEARRRLEQERQNNEVLQGQVDRPTRIVAIGGGTGLPMVLRGLARRAMPKAREPGIDITAVVAMSDDGGSSGRLRRLHGALPPGDIRNCLVALAGGKNALKDVFQFRFGGARGLAGHAVGNLLIAALAELKGDFMEAVRMSGELLGSRGHVLPSTLASVQLVAQMHDDTEVVGERNICRAHGRVRRVTLSPRSPPPTDGLLEAIYTADLIAIGPGSLYSSVLPNLLVDGVAQALKETRALKVMVANLMTQPGETDGMSCLDHVQAVTDHVGPVLDAVLVNGTRPSEESMQRYARRGSYFVSANPRDLIAAGVVPVQADLLKAGSRIRHDSRKVAACLLKMARSGL comes from the coding sequence ATGGTGGGAATGGACATGGAAGCGCCGCTGCCCGCGGAGTGGGCGGAAGCCCGGCGCAGGCTCGAGCAGGAACGCCAGAACAACGAGGTCCTGCAGGGGCAGGTGGACCGGCCGACGCGCATCGTCGCCATTGGCGGCGGCACGGGGTTGCCCATGGTGCTCCGGGGGCTGGCCCGGCGCGCGATGCCGAAGGCCCGCGAGCCCGGCATCGACATCACCGCGGTGGTGGCCATGAGCGACGACGGAGGCAGCTCCGGCCGCCTGCGCCGCCTGCACGGCGCGCTGCCGCCGGGCGACATCCGCAACTGCCTGGTGGCCCTGGCGGGCGGGAAGAACGCGCTCAAGGACGTCTTCCAGTTCCGCTTCGGCGGAGCTCGCGGCCTGGCGGGCCACGCGGTGGGCAACCTGCTCATCGCCGCGCTCGCCGAGCTGAAGGGCGACTTCATGGAGGCGGTGCGCATGTCCGGCGAGCTGCTCGGCTCCCGGGGGCACGTGCTGCCGTCCACGCTGGCGTCGGTGCAACTGGTCGCCCAGATGCATGACGACACGGAGGTGGTGGGGGAGCGGAACATCTGCCGCGCGCACGGCCGCGTGCGCCGCGTCACGCTGAGCCCCCGCTCGCCGCCGCCCACGGATGGCCTGCTGGAGGCCATCTACACCGCGGACCTCATCGCCATTGGCCCGGGCTCGCTCTACTCGAGCGTGCTGCCCAACCTGCTGGTGGACGGCGTGGCCCAGGCGCTCAAGGAGACGCGGGCGCTGAAGGTCATGGTGGCCAACCTGATGACCCAGCCGGGTGAGACGGACGGCATGTCCTGCCTGGACCACGTGCAGGCCGTCACCGACCACGTGGGCCCGGTGCTGGACGCGGTGCTCGTCAACGGCACGCGGCCCTCCGAGGAGTCCATGCAGCGTTACGCGCGGCGCGGCTCGTACTTCGTGTCCGCCAATCCGCGGGACTTGATTGCCGCGGGCGTGGTGCCGGTCCAGGCCGACCTGCTCAAGGCAGGGTCCAGGATCCGACACGACAGCCGCAAGGTTGCCGCCTG
- the exoE gene encoding polyisoprenyl-phosphate hexose-1-phosphate transferase ExoE — translation MLRVFHHYFSAKKLTFFLAESSAIALACVMGAAACAALFAPEGTHTPLAQLWPTLVGLGAAFVVTFQFTLYLLDLYDLRVAAEDRERGYRFLKAAGVTAMTAGGVMLVTPLVVPVQLPPGTLLGGAMGALAGTMMVRVSIRALVGAPHTVLIVGEGMKARAVASAIEAGGEGSYRIVGLTDPRTSGEPLEQTASRLNAAYVVQAADDMRGANWVDALLRCRIEGRRVYEATGFCERVLRRIPVQFLRASDFAFADELTVSPLRRMFKRGFDIAVASLLLLLSSPFLLLVAVAIKLDSKGPIFYRQERTGLFGSTYHLWKFRSMRTDAEKHGAVWAKANDDRVTRVGRFIRRTRIDEIPQVFNILTGDMSFVGPRPERPVFVEQLKQQIPFYGLREAVKPGLTGWAQIRYPYGASVEDARNKLEFDLYYVKNGSLFLDVGIIFHTVRHVLLGRGAR, via the coding sequence GTGCTCCGCGTTTTTCACCACTATTTCTCTGCAAAGAAACTGACGTTCTTCCTCGCCGAGAGTTCGGCGATCGCGTTGGCCTGCGTGATGGGCGCGGCGGCCTGCGCGGCACTCTTCGCGCCTGAAGGAACGCACACCCCCCTGGCGCAGTTGTGGCCCACGCTGGTGGGGTTGGGCGCGGCCTTCGTCGTCACCTTCCAGTTCACGCTGTACCTGTTGGACCTGTATGACCTTCGCGTGGCCGCGGAGGACCGGGAGCGGGGATACCGGTTCCTCAAGGCCGCGGGTGTCACCGCGATGACGGCGGGCGGGGTCATGCTGGTGACGCCCCTGGTGGTGCCGGTGCAGTTGCCGCCGGGCACGCTGCTGGGCGGGGCCATGGGCGCCCTGGCCGGCACGATGATGGTGCGGGTGTCCATCCGCGCGCTGGTGGGGGCGCCGCACACGGTGCTCATCGTCGGCGAGGGCATGAAGGCACGGGCGGTGGCCAGCGCCATTGAAGCAGGCGGTGAGGGCAGCTACCGCATCGTCGGCCTGACGGACCCGCGCACCTCGGGCGAGCCGTTGGAGCAGACGGCCTCTCGGTTGAACGCGGCGTACGTGGTGCAGGCGGCGGATGACATGCGGGGGGCCAACTGGGTGGACGCCCTGCTGCGCTGCCGCATCGAGGGACGGCGCGTCTATGAAGCGACGGGCTTCTGCGAGCGCGTGCTTCGCCGGATTCCGGTGCAGTTCCTGCGGGCCAGCGACTTCGCCTTCGCGGACGAGCTGACCGTGTCCCCGCTGCGCCGCATGTTCAAGCGGGGGTTCGACATCGCGGTGGCATCACTCCTGCTACTGCTCTCCTCGCCCTTCCTGCTGCTGGTCGCGGTGGCCATCAAGCTGGATTCGAAGGGGCCCATCTTCTACCGCCAGGAGCGGACCGGCCTGTTCGGTAGCACGTATCACCTGTGGAAGTTCCGCAGCATGCGGACGGACGCGGAGAAGCATGGTGCTGTCTGGGCGAAGGCGAATGATGACCGTGTCACGCGGGTGGGCCGCTTCATCCGCCGCACGCGCATCGACGAGATTCCCCAGGTGTTCAACATCCTGACGGGAGACATGAGTTTCGTGGGGCCCCGCCCCGAGAGGCCAGTGTTCGTCGAGCAGTTGAAGCAGCAGATTCCGTTCTATGGCCTGCGAGAGGCCGTGAAGCCAGGCCTGACGGGGTGGGCTCAGATTCGCTACCCCTACGGCGCGTCGGTGGAGGATGCGCGGAACAAGCTGGAGTTCGACCTGTACTACGTGAAGAACGGTTCGCTGTTCCTGGATGTGGGCATCATCTTCCACACCGTGAGGCATGTGCTGCTCGGTCGTGGGGCGCGGTAG
- a CDS encoding CpsD/CapB family tyrosine-protein kinase — translation MDQTMERAGNFLPRVDENPAGGNAVDRRVVTLTAPASAAAEQYRSLYYRLERMRDLRPMKVVALTSAMPGEGKTVTSVNLALAAARANPERRILLVDADLRRGGVAATLGMRNKMGLAELLAGDCEVRDVVRRFNSTRLALIPAGVTPEDTAQVLASGRMKQFLKAVREGFDEVYIDLPPTLPFADAAILGHQADGVLMVIRANVTSGKAVHQAVETLGGAPIVGCVLNGAEVHSAPYLKNYEKK, via the coding sequence ATGGATCAGACGATGGAGCGGGCGGGCAACTTCCTTCCACGAGTGGACGAGAACCCGGCGGGCGGCAACGCGGTGGACCGCCGCGTGGTGACCCTGACGGCGCCGGCATCGGCCGCGGCCGAGCAATACCGTAGTCTTTACTACAGGCTCGAGCGGATGCGGGACCTGCGGCCGATGAAGGTGGTCGCGCTCACCTCGGCGATGCCGGGCGAGGGCAAGACGGTGACGAGCGTCAACCTGGCGCTCGCCGCGGCCCGGGCGAACCCGGAGCGCCGCATCCTGCTGGTGGATGCGGACCTGCGCCGGGGCGGCGTGGCGGCCACGCTGGGCATGCGCAACAAGATGGGCCTGGCGGAGCTGCTGGCGGGGGACTGCGAGGTGCGGGACGTGGTGCGGCGGTTCAACTCCACGCGCCTGGCCCTCATCCCCGCGGGTGTCACGCCGGAGGACACCGCGCAGGTGCTGGCGAGCGGGCGGATGAAGCAGTTCCTCAAGGCGGTGCGTGAGGGCTTCGACGAGGTCTACATCGACCTGCCGCCGACGCTGCCCTTCGCGGACGCGGCCATCCTCGGCCACCAGGCGGACGGCGTGCTGATGGTCATCCGCGCGAACGTCACCTCGGGCAAGGCCGTGCATCAGGCGGTGGAGACGCTGGGCGGCGCGCCCATCGTCGGGTGTGTGCTGAACGGCGCGGAGGTCCACTCGGCGCCGTACCTGAAGAACTACGAAAAGAAGTAG
- a CDS encoding GumC family protein, with protein sequence MEEERNMERGMTADQLLGALWRRKALVGAIAAVVFVVGAAIVMTRPSMYEASVVVRVEPQRPGEEMVQRTVSEIIEQRLLTVRQELLARPVLQKAIEEMNLYPDIVSEKGMEAAVSQMRKDLTVRVEGETAFELTYANRDPQVAAQVANRLPTIFSDETLKIRQAQAARATDLFNEEMVQMGKAVSAWEQKISQFKVDHLGELPEQMEMNMRGLERVSHQLQTKSEELRVAEARRSDLARARNAVDSEAGRLEAAESGLTRSLVNARTNWTEDHPEVKRLQTELDGMTARRKDAEGRLWAERAERTRVSSLIGGIQQEIVGLQKQAEAYQGRLNNTPRWAHELAVMNRDYEISRTKYQSVVSRKVEAEIAQELEAKSAKSLFNVISPAGVPATPARPDRMAGMLIVFLLALGLGVLTGAVLEMRDDSLRDGMEVRQRLTLPVLAVVPEMQGKTERRILMPASGARNSVSNPTSLN encoded by the coding sequence ATGGAGGAGGAGCGGAACATGGAGCGAGGGATGACGGCAGACCAGCTTCTGGGCGCCCTGTGGCGACGCAAGGCCTTGGTCGGTGCCATCGCAGCAGTGGTCTTCGTGGTGGGTGCGGCCATCGTGATGACCCGGCCAAGCATGTACGAGGCATCCGTGGTTGTCCGCGTGGAGCCGCAGCGGCCGGGTGAGGAGATGGTGCAGCGCACGGTGAGCGAAATCATCGAGCAGCGGCTGCTCACCGTTCGCCAGGAGTTGCTGGCGCGTCCGGTGCTTCAGAAGGCCATCGAGGAGATGAACCTCTACCCGGACATCGTGTCCGAAAAGGGCATGGAGGCCGCGGTTTCGCAGATGCGCAAGGACCTCACGGTGCGCGTGGAGGGTGAGACGGCGTTCGAGCTCACCTACGCGAACCGCGACCCGCAGGTGGCGGCGCAGGTGGCCAACCGCCTGCCGACCATCTTCTCCGACGAGACGCTGAAGATTCGTCAGGCGCAGGCGGCTCGCGCCACCGACCTCTTCAACGAGGAGATGGTGCAGATGGGCAAGGCCGTGAGCGCCTGGGAGCAGAAGATCTCCCAGTTCAAGGTGGACCACCTGGGTGAGCTGCCCGAGCAGATGGAGATGAACATGCGGGGCCTGGAGCGCGTGTCGCACCAGCTCCAGACGAAGTCCGAGGAGCTGCGCGTCGCCGAGGCCCGCCGCTCCGACCTGGCGCGGGCTCGCAACGCGGTGGACAGCGAGGCGGGCCGGCTGGAGGCCGCGGAGAGCGGGCTCACCCGGTCGCTGGTGAATGCACGCACCAACTGGACGGAGGACCACCCGGAGGTGAAGCGCCTGCAGACGGAGCTGGATGGCATGACGGCCCGCCGCAAGGACGCCGAGGGCCGGCTGTGGGCCGAGCGCGCCGAGCGCACCCGCGTGTCCTCGCTGATTGGCGGCATCCAGCAGGAGATTGTCGGCCTCCAGAAGCAGGCCGAGGCGTACCAGGGCCGGCTCAACAACACCCCGCGCTGGGCGCATGAGCTGGCGGTGATGAACCGCGACTACGAAATCTCCCGCACCAAGTACCAGAGCGTGGTGAGCCGCAAGGTGGAGGCGGAAATCGCACAGGAGCTGGAGGCCAAGAGCGCCAAGAGCCTGTTCAACGTCATCTCCCCGGCGGGCGTGCCGGCGACCCCGGCCCGGCCGGACCGCATGGCGGGCATGCTCATCGTCTTCCTCCTGGCCCTGGGCCTGGGTGTGCTGACGGGTGCGGTGCTGGAGATGCGTGACGACAGCCTCCGCGACGGCATGGAAGTTCGCCAGCGCTTGACGCTGCCTGTGCTCGCGGTGGTCCCGGAAATGCAGGGCAAGACGGAGCGGCGGATTCTGATGCCGGCTTCGGGGGCGAGGAACAGCGTGTCCAACCCCACGTCGTTGAACTGA
- a CDS encoding polysaccharide biosynthesis/export family protein, with the protein MGKTSAGFWTVLGVMLLGGCAHQSQVKVDNTEQPYRIGREDVLDIAVWRDAELSRTLPVRPDGYISMPMVGEVHAAGKTPTELADSLKQAYQSYVQEPRVTVIVREVNSSRVFVTGEVAHPGAYPLRGRVSLLQAIALAGGFTDFANSDGIVVIRNDSKGGQIPVRYRDLISPDGGHELMLRPGDTIVVP; encoded by the coding sequence ATGGGCAAGACGAGCGCGGGGTTCTGGACGGTGTTGGGCGTGATGCTCCTCGGTGGGTGCGCGCACCAGTCTCAGGTGAAGGTGGACAACACGGAGCAGCCCTATCGGATTGGCCGCGAGGACGTGCTGGACATCGCCGTGTGGCGTGACGCTGAGCTGTCCCGGACGCTGCCAGTTCGTCCGGATGGCTACATCTCCATGCCCATGGTGGGGGAGGTCCACGCGGCGGGCAAGACGCCCACGGAGCTGGCCGACTCGCTGAAGCAGGCCTACCAGTCGTATGTGCAGGAGCCGCGCGTGACGGTCATCGTCCGCGAGGTGAACAGCAGCCGCGTGTTCGTCACCGGCGAGGTGGCCCACCCGGGTGCCTATCCGCTGCGCGGCCGCGTGTCGCTGCTGCAGGCCATCGCGCTGGCGGGTGGCTTCACGGACTTCGCCAACTCGGACGGCATCGTCGTCATCCGCAATGACAGCAAGGGCGGCCAGATTCCGGTGCGCTACCGCGACCTCATCTCTCCGGATGGCGGCCATGAGCTCATGCTCCGCCCGGGTGACACCATCGTCGTGCCGTGA
- a CDS encoding EVE domain-containing protein, producing MAKPQYWLIKSEPSVYAYAQLAKDGKTEWTGVRNFEARNNIRAMKPGDLCLYYHSNEDKAVVGVAQVLTPPGPDSTAPGEDWAATSMGPVTAFTQPVELATIKAAAALSDFPLVTRGRLSVAPVTATHFKQVLKMGKTVLPK from the coding sequence ATGGCAAAGCCACAGTACTGGCTCATCAAGAGCGAACCCTCCGTCTACGCCTACGCTCAGCTCGCGAAGGACGGAAAGACGGAGTGGACGGGCGTGCGCAACTTCGAGGCGCGCAACAACATCCGGGCGATGAAGCCCGGGGACCTCTGCCTCTACTACCACTCCAACGAGGACAAGGCCGTGGTGGGCGTGGCCCAGGTGCTCACGCCGCCGGGCCCGGACTCCACCGCGCCCGGCGAGGACTGGGCCGCCACGTCCATGGGGCCCGTCACCGCCTTCACGCAGCCGGTGGAGCTGGCCACCATCAAGGCCGCCGCCGCGCTGAGCGACTTCCCGCTCGTCACCCGCGGCCGGCTGAGCGTGGCGCCCGTCACCGCCACCCACTTCAAGCAGGTGTTGAAGATGGGAAAAACAGTCCTGCCCAAGTAG
- a CDS encoding GNAT family N-acetyltransferase → MSDTDIRKIPARETRGLRHAILRPSQPPDMAVYPGDDDADTLHLGAFMQGRLVGVASLYREPPPDALRATTAWRLRGMAVDPTLRGHGHGAALLKACMEHAAQQGGSQVWCNARMTASGFYRAQGFAHRGEPFDLPGIGSHHLMWRTLETS, encoded by the coding sequence GTGAGCGACACTGACATCCGCAAGATTCCGGCGCGGGAGACGCGGGGCCTGCGCCACGCCATCCTCCGGCCCAGCCAGCCCCCCGACATGGCCGTGTATCCGGGTGATGATGACGCGGACACGCTCCACCTGGGGGCCTTCATGCAGGGGCGCCTGGTGGGCGTGGCCTCGCTCTACCGCGAGCCGCCGCCGGACGCGCTGCGCGCCACCACCGCATGGCGGCTGCGAGGCATGGCCGTGGACCCCACCCTGCGAGGGCACGGCCATGGCGCCGCCCTCCTGAAAGCGTGCATGGAGCATGCGGCCCAGCAGGGCGGTTCCCAGGTGTGGTGCAACGCGCGCATGACGGCGTCAGGCTTCTATCGTGCCCAGGGGTTCGCCCACCGGGGCGAGCCCTTCGACCTTCCCGGCATCGGGTCGCACCATCTGATGTGGCGCACCCTCGAGACCTCGTGA
- a CDS encoding bifunctional chorismate mutase/prephenate dehydratase — MTTLPDLDAIRTSIERIDEEILDALRRRMDLADDVAKAKLAAAAPFRDQRREDLLLRRIRTRAAEHGLDPHEVERIWRLFIDMSVARQHELVTRLDSTPLRVGYPGVEGSYSHLAARRRYAHRSGGVLLTGFDLTREAVEALRRGEQDLVLLPIENTTAGSMNETYDLLAEGGVVITAELVSQVDHRLLGLPGARLEDLREVLSHPQALAQCETFLREKVPWARAVPDVDTGGAAQKVRERNDASVAAIASETAAQRFGLEVLAADLQPAFDYTRFVEVGREATPLAPGIPCKTSLMVMLEHRPGTLGEMLQRLTLRGVNLSKLESRPIPGQPWQYRFYLDVEGHAASAAVTAALEDIRPLTSSLRVLGTYARAEAPHG; from the coding sequence ATGACCACCCTCCCCGACCTCGACGCCATCCGGACGTCCATCGAACGCATCGACGAGGAAATCCTCGACGCCCTCCGCCGCCGCATGGACCTGGCGGACGACGTGGCGAAGGCCAAGCTGGCCGCGGCCGCGCCCTTCCGGGACCAGCGCCGGGAAGACCTGCTGCTGCGCCGCATCCGCACCCGCGCCGCCGAGCATGGCCTGGACCCGCATGAGGTGGAGCGCATCTGGCGCCTCTTCATCGACATGTCGGTGGCCCGCCAGCACGAGCTCGTCACGCGGCTGGACAGCACGCCGCTGCGCGTGGGCTACCCGGGCGTGGAGGGCTCCTACAGCCACCTGGCCGCGCGCCGCCGCTACGCGCACCGCTCCGGGGGCGTGCTGCTCACCGGCTTCGACCTCACGCGAGAGGCCGTGGAGGCGCTCCGCCGCGGCGAGCAGGACCTGGTGCTGCTGCCCATTGAAAACACCACCGCGGGCAGCATGAACGAGACGTACGATTTGCTCGCCGAGGGCGGCGTGGTCATCACTGCGGAGCTGGTCAGCCAGGTGGACCACCGGCTGCTGGGACTGCCCGGCGCGAGGCTGGAGGACCTGCGCGAGGTGCTGTCGCATCCGCAGGCGCTGGCGCAGTGCGAGACGTTCCTCCGCGAGAAGGTGCCCTGGGCCCGCGCGGTGCCGGACGTGGACACCGGCGGCGCGGCGCAGAAGGTCCGCGAGCGCAATGACGCGTCGGTGGCGGCCATCGCCAGCGAGACGGCGGCGCAGCGCTTCGGGTTGGAGGTGCTCGCCGCGGACCTGCAGCCGGCCTTCGACTACACGCGCTTCGTGGAGGTGGGCCGCGAGGCCACGCCCCTGGCGCCGGGCATCCCCTGCAAGACGTCGCTGATGGTGATGTTGGAGCACCGGCCCGGCACGCTGGGCGAGATGCTGCAACGCCTCACGCTGCGCGGGGTGAACCTGAGCAAGCTGGAGTCGCGCCCCATCCCCGGGCAGCCGTGGCAGTACCGCTTCTATCTGGACGTGGAGGGCCACGCGGCCTCCGCGGCGGTGACAGCGGCGCTGGAGGACATCCGTCCGCTCACCTCGTCACTGCGCGTGCTGGGCACGTACGCCCGCGCGGAGGCGCCGCATGGCTGA
- the pheA gene encoding prephenate dehydratase, whose protein sequence is MAEPRRRRIAFQGEPGAYGEEALRVLHGPDAEAVPCLTFRAVFEAVAEGRVDGGVVPVESSLGGPVAETVDLLLEHDLPVTGELSLRIRHCLLAPPGQTLEQIQRAWSHPQALAQCAGYLRRRGITPLPETNTAIAARKVAEEALPHTAAIASKLSASLYGLTVLEEGVEDSPDNYTRFLTLGPAPERAWTRRKTALAFTTDNGPGALYRVLSAFSSRGLNVARLESRPQRRAWEYVWCLDVDGALEDPRVREAVTAAQAACITLRVLGSYGVA, encoded by the coding sequence ATGGCTGAACCGCGACGGCGCCGCATCGCCTTCCAGGGCGAGCCCGGCGCCTACGGTGAAGAAGCGCTGCGCGTGCTCCACGGTCCGGACGCGGAGGCCGTCCCCTGCCTCACCTTCCGCGCCGTCTTCGAAGCCGTGGCCGAGGGCCGCGTGGACGGCGGCGTGGTGCCGGTGGAGAGCTCGCTGGGGGGCCCCGTGGCGGAGACGGTGGACCTGCTCCTGGAGCACGACCTGCCCGTGACGGGCGAGCTGTCCCTGCGCATCCGCCACTGCCTGCTGGCCCCGCCCGGCCAGACGTTGGAACAGATTCAGCGCGCCTGGTCGCATCCGCAGGCGCTGGCGCAGTGCGCGGGCTACCTGCGGCGGCGCGGCATCACCCCGCTGCCGGAGACGAACACCGCCATCGCCGCGCGGAAGGTGGCGGAGGAGGCGCTCCCGCACACGGCCGCCATCGCGAGCAAGCTGTCCGCGTCGCTGTATGGCCTGACGGTGCTGGAAGAAGGCGTGGAGGACTCGCCGGACAACTACACGCGCTTCCTCACCCTGGGCCCCGCGCCCGAGCGGGCGTGGACGCGCCGCAAGACGGCGCTGGCCTTCACCACGGACAACGGGCCGGGCGCGCTGTACCGCGTGCTGAGCGCCTTCTCCTCGCGCGGCCTCAACGTGGCGCGGCTGGAGTCCCGGCCCCAGCGCCGCGCGTGGGAGTACGTCTGGTGCCTGGACGTGGACGGCGCGCTGGAGGACCCGCGGGTGCGCGAGGCAGTCACAGCCGCCCAGGCCGCCTGCATCACCCTGCGGGTGCTCGGAAGCTACGGCGTGGCCTGA
- a CDS encoding 3-deoxy-7-phosphoheptulonate synthase yields the protein MIVMLEPDSPESVVSAVLQVASQYKGVTPRTHVIGGSEYTITEVYLLGSTAQVPVEPFEQIPGVRQVVRVSQKYRVIGRHKGQRTSAGFEYNGIHFDERTVNVFAGLCAVDNPENVDTMMAALARVGIRTTRMGAYKPRTNPYEFQGLGAACLPWVFESAGKHGIKVVAMEVTHPRHIDEIRDALERSGNATGVMLQVGTRNAQNFELLKSIGQQRVFPVLFKRGMGITLEESLNACEYVASEGNPKIVFCLRGVKTHLGDPHRNMVDFAHVPVVRRLTRLPVCVDPSHAIGQAAPPPDGLPDIFHAIGQGLIAGASMVLVDFHPHPEAALCDGPQALRMEQLPALQRYVNLVRGAYDEAVRLGDGTGGPAA from the coding sequence ATGATCGTCATGCTCGAGCCGGACTCGCCTGAGTCCGTGGTGTCCGCCGTCCTCCAGGTCGCCTCTCAGTACAAGGGAGTGACGCCTCGGACGCACGTCATCGGGGGCTCCGAGTACACGATTACGGAAGTCTACCTGCTGGGTTCGACGGCGCAGGTGCCCGTGGAGCCGTTCGAGCAGATTCCGGGCGTGCGGCAGGTGGTGCGCGTGTCGCAGAAGTACCGCGTCATCGGCCGGCACAAGGGCCAGCGGACGTCCGCCGGCTTCGAGTACAACGGCATCCACTTCGACGAGCGCACCGTCAACGTGTTCGCCGGCCTGTGCGCCGTGGACAACCCGGAGAACGTGGACACGATGATGGCGGCGCTCGCCCGCGTCGGCATCCGCACCACGCGCATGGGGGCCTACAAGCCCCGCACCAACCCGTACGAGTTCCAGGGCCTGGGCGCGGCGTGTCTGCCGTGGGTGTTCGAGTCCGCGGGCAAGCACGGCATCAAGGTCGTCGCGATGGAGGTGACGCACCCGCGTCACATCGACGAGATTCGCGACGCGCTGGAGCGCTCCGGCAACGCCACGGGCGTCATGCTCCAGGTGGGCACGCGCAACGCGCAGAACTTCGAGCTGCTCAAGAGCATTGGCCAGCAGCGCGTCTTCCCCGTGCTCTTCAAGCGCGGCATGGGCATCACCCTGGAGGAGTCCCTCAACGCGTGCGAGTACGTGGCGAGCGAGGGCAATCCGAAAATCGTCTTCTGCCTGCGCGGCGTGAAGACGCACCTGGGGGACCCGCACCGCAACATGGTGGACTTCGCGCACGTGCCCGTGGTGCGGCGCCTCACCCGCCTGCCGGTGTGCGTGGACCCCTCGCACGCCATTGGCCAGGCCGCGCCGCCGCCGGACGGGCTGCCCGACATCTTCCACGCCATTGGCCAGGGCCTCATCGCGGGCGCCTCCATGGTGCTCGTGGACTTCCACCCGCACCCGGAGGCCGCGCTGTGTGACGGCCCGCAGGCCCTGCGGATGGAGCAGCTCCCGGCGCTCCAGCGCTACGTCAACCTGGTGCGCGGCGCGTACGACGAGGCCGTGCGGCTGGGTGACGGGACGGGTGGCCCGGCCGCCTGA
- a CDS encoding tetratricopeptide repeat protein, with protein sequence MSKLLFAAFNDGVSLSMAGNHEAAIAAFDKVLAVDAKHVPALTGKGASLATLGRFDEALRCFERAIEVDPNEAEAHREAALCQLELGEPEAAAQLLQRATQLNPTPGYRESTAVQIYNLGNALLTRGSRRPDKARYRQARHVFELALELSPAYAECARALSDVWEHLGDTAQRDHYAQLATRLRPVPA encoded by the coding sequence ATGTCCAAGTTGCTGTTCGCGGCCTTCAACGACGGCGTGAGCCTGTCCATGGCCGGCAACCACGAAGCCGCCATCGCCGCCTTCGACAAGGTGCTGGCCGTGGACGCCAAGCACGTCCCGGCGCTCACGGGGAAGGGCGCGTCGCTCGCCACGCTCGGGCGCTTCGATGAAGCGCTGCGCTGCTTCGAGCGCGCCATCGAAGTGGACCCCAACGAGGCCGAGGCCCACCGCGAGGCCGCGCTGTGCCAGTTGGAGCTGGGAGAGCCCGAGGCCGCCGCGCAGTTGCTCCAGCGCGCCACGCAGCTCAACCCCACGCCGGGCTACCGCGAATCCACCGCCGTTCAAATCTACAACCTGGGCAACGCGCTGCTGACCCGGGGCTCGCGCCGTCCGGACAAGGCCCGCTACCGGCAGGCGCGGCACGTCTTCGAGCTCGCGCTGGAGTTGTCCCCGGCGTACGCCGAATGCGCCCGCGCCCTGTCCGACGTCTGGGAGCACCTGGGCGACACCGCGCAGAGAGACCACTACGCCCAGCTCGCCACCCGGCTCCGTCCCGTACCGGCCTAG